The Leptospira sp. WS39.C2 genome contains a region encoding:
- a CDS encoding SpoIIE family protein phosphatase translates to MFRTLKSIVSKYFDLIPEREIYNLEYCKELDRHSRIIQFPGSIIGSIALLGFAFDTDAKLHPEFPEMFYFRIGFTLLCVFYIFLILFNHSRNVQSRIEGLTWGYVLYGYVLFTTSFFTGRIADDAPYVSGLQMVVIILSFLPLPRKTLFIYYPISIFLFLLSVFIYKPDLNTPAAEYSMQNLVLSYVLGVFSGLIIERYRFHSFLNHLLITKKNEEVTKTANELHTLKSQQDGDYFLTTLLFDPLIGKEFDGNAVTINTLLSQYKKFNFRGKEYQLGGDYLSVYNLILQGKRYKAFINGDAMGKSIQGAGGAIVLGAVYNSIVIRSKMDPTSSNRSPERWLHDCYLDLQKIFETFDGAMLVSAVLGLLEESTGTLYFINLEHPWIILYRDGKASFIEDEIHYYKLGVMEVPTNRFISVFQLQKGDKIICGSDGKDDIVISQSGRYREINEDQNLILNCLEESDGDLESVISILKTKGNFSDDLSMISLEYNLGSFSKPGIYWEEAKKFIKQKQHSKALDILLSYNSALEISIKELKYITRLYEKENILLKAVEYASLALENFPSDTSWMFHTSVLYKRLYSIYKSKSFLEESQELSERVRLRQPHNIRNLIHLADVCSINGDKDRFVYLLKQIESLEPNNPKLIELKEKT, encoded by the coding sequence GTGTTTCGGACCTTAAAGTCGATTGTATCCAAGTATTTTGACTTAATCCCAGAAAGGGAAATATACAATTTAGAATATTGTAAAGAATTAGATCGTCATTCCCGAATCATACAATTCCCTGGAAGTATTATCGGGAGTATCGCTTTACTTGGGTTTGCTTTTGATACGGATGCTAAACTCCATCCTGAATTCCCCGAGATGTTCTATTTTCGCATTGGGTTCACTTTATTATGTGTTTTTTACATTTTTCTAATATTATTCAATCATTCAAGAAACGTTCAATCTAGAATAGAAGGTTTAACTTGGGGTTATGTATTGTATGGATATGTGTTGTTTACAACATCATTCTTTACAGGTAGAATCGCCGACGATGCTCCTTATGTTTCTGGATTGCAGATGGTGGTGATCATACTATCATTTTTACCTCTGCCAAGAAAAACTCTTTTTATTTATTATCCGATTTCCATATTTTTATTCTTACTATCTGTTTTTATTTATAAACCAGACTTAAACACACCAGCAGCTGAGTATTCAATGCAAAACTTAGTTCTAAGTTATGTATTAGGTGTATTTAGTGGACTCATCATCGAAAGATATCGATTCCATTCATTTTTAAATCATCTTTTGATCACTAAAAAAAACGAAGAAGTCACAAAAACAGCTAACGAACTTCACACATTAAAGTCCCAACAAGATGGGGATTATTTTCTCACTACATTATTATTTGATCCACTCATCGGAAAAGAATTTGATGGGAACGCTGTAACAATCAACACCTTACTAAGCCAATACAAAAAATTTAATTTTCGTGGTAAGGAATACCAGTTAGGTGGAGATTATTTATCTGTTTATAATCTAATTTTACAAGGGAAACGATATAAGGCCTTTATTAATGGTGATGCAATGGGTAAATCAATCCAGGGAGCAGGAGGAGCCATTGTTCTTGGTGCAGTTTACAATTCGATTGTAATACGTTCTAAAATGGATCCAACTTCTTCAAACAGGTCACCTGAGCGATGGTTACACGATTGTTATTTGGATCTTCAAAAAATATTTGAGACCTTTGATGGAGCGATGTTAGTTTCGGCTGTTCTTGGCCTTTTAGAAGAATCTACAGGTACTTTATACTTTATCAATTTGGAACACCCTTGGATCATTTTGTACCGAGATGGAAAAGCAAGTTTTATCGAAGATGAGATTCACTATTACAAATTGGGTGTAATGGAAGTTCCAACAAATCGATTTATCTCAGTGTTCCAGTTGCAAAAAGGAGATAAAATCATTTGTGGTTCAGATGGAAAAGATGATATTGTAATTTCGCAATCAGGAAGGTATCGTGAAATCAATGAAGATCAAAACCTGATTTTGAATTGTCTTGAAGAATCAGATGGAGATTTGGAATCAGTGATCTCTATTTTAAAAACGAAAGGAAATTTCTCTGATGATTTAAGTATGATATCCTTAGAGTATAATTTAGGATCGTTTTCAAAACCTGGAATTTATTGGGAAGAAGCCAAAAAATTTATCAAACAAAAACAACATAGTAAAGCATTGGACATACTTTTATCGTATAATTCTGCATTAGAAATTTCTATTAAGGAATTAAAATACATCACTCGTTTATACGAAAAAGAGAATATTTTACTGAAAGCGGTTGAGTATGCGAGTTTAGCTTTAGAGAATTTTCCATCCGATACCAGTTGGATGTTTCATACATCTGTATTGTATAAACGATTGTATTCAATTTACAAATCAAAATCCTTTTTAGAAGAATCCCAAGAGTTGAGTGAGCGTGTTCGATTGCGCCAACCACATAACATTCGAAATTTAATTCATTTAGCAGATGTTTGTAGTATTAATGGAGATAAAGATCGGTTCGTATACTTACTAAAACAAATCGAATCCTTAGAACCTAATAATCCCAAGTTGATCGAATTAAAAGAAAAAACATAA
- a CDS encoding cytochrome C oxidase subunit IV family protein, translating into MEYVINYGLYFIALAAVFTPVLGFGIFAPGIATATIFGFIVNWFGQFFQTDRFAKFTSENKDNKLLKFVLGDEDHKEDHASASMWVEDGEEEEEHEHHVISIKTYVYVLLALFFGTFVTVWVAQYDLGKWNMIVAMAVATCKAFFVLAYFMHLKYDNMLNRVIFLSAFAFLALLFAFSFGDIISRIAPTTESPVKTFF; encoded by the coding sequence ATGGAATACGTAATTAATTACGGACTTTACTTCATTGCACTTGCGGCTGTTTTTACACCTGTTCTTGGATTTGGAATTTTTGCACCAGGAATTGCAACTGCTACCATTTTTGGATTTATTGTAAACTGGTTTGGTCAATTTTTCCAAACAGATCGTTTTGCAAAATTCACATCAGAAAACAAAGATAACAAATTGTTGAAATTTGTTCTGGGTGATGAAGATCATAAAGAAGACCATGCTTCTGCCTCTATGTGGGTAGAAGATGGCGAAGAGGAAGAAGAACACGAACACCATGTAATATCCATTAAAACATACGTGTATGTGTTACTTGCTCTTTTCTTTGGAACTTTCGTAACTGTTTGGGTTGCCCAATACGATTTAGGAAAGTGGAATATGATTGTAGCAATGGCTGTGGCAACTTGTAAGGCATTTTTCGTATTAGCATACTTTATGCACTTAAAGTATGACAATATGCTAAATCGCGTGATTTTCCTCTCAGCATTTGCATTCCTTGCATTGCTTTTTGCTTTCTCTTTTGGTGATATCATTTCTCGGATCGCACCTACAACAGAATCACCGGTAAAAACTTTTTTCTAA
- a CDS encoding cytochrome c oxidase subunit 3 family protein — MTSVSSSSEFHHQHHFKSADHQYASSKQGIWLFLCTEILMFGGLFVGYLIYHSLYPTVFKNGSETLDWKMGAVNTVVLLVSSFTMAAAINYVQRGLHKIAAIMLALTIACAGAFMVIKYFEYSHKFHVGTVPGKFSLVDPKCGAGGKRAECESKISALLKNPAELEKNHVSAEEVTRLKAVISQPKWEMFYGFYFVMTGLHGIHVVAGALLIFWIFIKTLRRKVGPEYYTPVEGVGLFWHVVDLVWIYLFPLLYLVG; from the coding sequence ATGACTTCCGTTAGTTCTTCAAGTGAATTTCATCACCAACACCATTTTAAGAGTGCGGACCACCAGTACGCCTCTTCCAAACAAGGAATTTGGTTATTCCTTTGCACTGAGATCCTTATGTTCGGTGGCCTATTCGTAGGTTACCTCATTTACCATTCTCTTTACCCAACTGTTTTCAAAAATGGTTCGGAAACATTAGATTGGAAGATGGGTGCTGTGAACACAGTGGTCCTTCTTGTAAGTTCCTTTACAATGGCTGCTGCAATCAATTATGTGCAACGTGGTCTCCATAAAATCGCTGCCATTATGCTTGCTCTCACAATTGCTTGTGCAGGTGCCTTCATGGTCATCAAATACTTCGAATATAGCCACAAGTTCCATGTAGGAACTGTTCCCGGCAAATTTTCGTTAGTTGACCCAAAGTGTGGGGCAGGTGGAAAAAGAGCAGAATGTGAATCTAAAATTTCTGCTCTATTAAAAAATCCAGCTGAGCTTGAAAAAAACCATGTCAGTGCAGAAGAAGTCACTCGCTTAAAAGCTGTGATCTCCCAACCAAAATGGGAAATGTTCTATGGTTTTTACTTCGTAATGACTGGTCTTCACGGGATCCACGTAGTTGCGGGTGCACTCCTAATCTTCTGGATTTTCATCAAAACATTAAGAAGAAAAGTTGGACCTGAATACTACACTCCAGTGGAAGGTGTAGGTTTATTTTGGCACGTTGTGGACTTGGTATGGATTTACCTCTTCCCACTTCTATACTTGGTAGGATAA
- the ctaD gene encoding cytochrome c oxidase subunit I: protein MSSAHTKTEHGHTDHNYLNHGSGIWSWMTTLDHKRIGLMYFATVATLFLIGGFFALGIRLHLAKFGAEPLLDPDTYNKFMTFHGAIMVFMVIIPGIPAFLGNFVLPIQLGAKDVAFPRLNLASYYIFIAGAAIAASSMIFNQVDTGWTFYTPYSTAKTGNGVILLVLGAFTMGFSSILTGLNFIVTTHKLRAPGMTMDRIPLMIWALYSTSIIQILATPILAITLLLIGAEKTLGVGIFDPDLGGDPVLFQHFFWFYSHPAVYIMILPAMGVISELITAFSKKTIFGYRAIAYSSVAIAAVSFLVWGHHMFVSGQSTLAGIIFSIITMFVGVPTAIKLFNWISTMYRGTVTFEAPMLFALGFMFLFTIGGLTGVFLASTGMDVHFHDTYFVVAHFHYVMVGGTLMALMGGIYYWFPKMFGRMTSDLGGRISWVLIFTGFNVTFFPQFVLGAMGMPRRYFDYLPEYTNLNQISTVGSWLIGLGFLVGLITIIHGIFKGEKASDNPWGAKTLEWQTSSPPPHENFINTPTVTAGPYDFR, encoded by the coding sequence TGGTGGTTTCTTTGCTTTAGGAATTCGACTGCACTTAGCAAAATTCGGTGCAGAACCTCTTTTGGATCCAGACACTTATAATAAGTTTATGACTTTTCATGGTGCCATCATGGTATTCATGGTGATCATTCCTGGAATTCCAGCTTTCCTTGGAAACTTTGTCCTCCCGATCCAACTTGGTGCCAAAGACGTTGCTTTCCCAAGGCTCAACCTTGCGTCTTACTACATCTTCATTGCAGGTGCTGCGATTGCTGCTTCTTCGATGATTTTTAACCAAGTGGACACAGGATGGACATTTTACACTCCTTACTCGACTGCAAAAACTGGCAATGGGGTGATTTTACTTGTTTTGGGTGCTTTCACAATGGGGTTTTCTTCCATCTTAACGGGACTCAATTTCATTGTAACCACTCATAAACTCCGAGCACCAGGAATGACAATGGACAGAATCCCACTCATGATTTGGGCTCTCTATTCCACATCTATCATTCAGATCCTTGCAACACCAATCCTTGCCATCACTCTCCTCCTCATTGGAGCTGAGAAAACTCTCGGTGTGGGAATTTTTGATCCAGACCTTGGGGGAGACCCAGTTCTTTTCCAACACTTCTTTTGGTTCTACTCCCACCCTGCGGTGTACATCATGATTCTACCTGCGATGGGTGTGATCTCTGAACTCATCACTGCGTTCTCTAAAAAAACCATCTTTGGATATCGTGCGATTGCTTATTCTTCGGTAGCGATTGCAGCAGTATCCTTTCTTGTTTGGGGACACCATATGTTTGTGTCTGGCCAATCCACTCTTGCTGGAATTATTTTCTCCATCATCACGATGTTTGTTGGAGTTCCAACTGCAATCAAACTCTTCAACTGGATCTCTACAATGTATCGCGGAACGGTTACTTTCGAAGCGCCAATGCTCTTCGCTCTTGGTTTTATGTTCCTCTTTACCATCGGTGGTTTGACAGGTGTATTCCTTGCATCAACTGGTATGGACGTTCACTTCCATGACACTTACTTCGTGGTAGCTCACTTCCATTATGTAATGGTGGGTGGAACTCTTATGGCTCTTATGGGCGGTATCTACTACTGGTTTCCAAAAATGTTTGGAAGGATGACTTCTGACCTAGGTGGAAGAATCTCTTGGGTTCTTATTTTCACTGGATTTAATGTCACTTTTTTCCCACAATTCGTACTAGGGGCTATGGGAATGCCAAGACGTTACTTTGATTACCTTCCTGAATACACAAACCTCAACCAAATCTCTACAGTGGGATCTTGGCTGATTGGTCTTGGATTTTTGGTAGGACTCATCACCATCATTCATGGAATTTTCAAAGGGGAAAAAGCGTCTGATAACCCTTGGGGTGCAAAAACACTCGAATGGCAAACGTCTTCTCCTCCTCCACACGAAAACTTTATCAATACTCCAACAGTAACTGCAGGGCCATATGACTTCCGTTAG